One region of Quercus lobata isolate SW786 chromosome 2, ValleyOak3.0 Primary Assembly, whole genome shotgun sequence genomic DNA includes:
- the LOC115977077 gene encoding axial regulator YABBY 5 isoform X1 → MSSCIDVAPEQLCYIPCNFCNIVLAVSVPCSSLLDIVTVRCGHCTNLWSVNMAAAFQSMSWQDAQAPHHITPDHRNDYSSSSSSKCNSKIAMRAPITNNATEERVVNRPPEKRQRVPSAYNQFIKEEIQRIKANNPDISHREAFSTAAKNWAHFPHIHFGLMLETNNQAKLDKASEKHLTSRAALLNK, encoded by the exons ATGTCGAGCTGCATCGATGTTGCGCCTGAGCAACTCTGCTACATCCCCTGCAACTTTTGCAATATCGTTCTTGCG GTCAGTGTTCCATGCAGCAGCTTGTTGGACATAGTGACCGTCCGATGTGGGCACTGCACCAATCTATGGTCCGTGAACATGGCCGCCGCTTTTCAGTCAATGTCATGGCAAGATGCTCAG GCACCACACCACATCACACCTGATCACAGGAATGACTACTCAAGCTCTTCCTCTTCCAAATGCAACAGCAAGATTGCAATGCGAGCACCAATAACCAACAACGCCACTGAGGAAAGGGTTGTGAATCGAC CTCCCGAGAAGAGGCAGCGAGTACCATCTGCATACAATCAGTTcataaa AGAGGAGATCCAGAGGATCAAGGCCAATAATCCGGATATTAGCCACAGGGAAGCATTTAGTACTGCAGCAAAAAAT TGGGCACACTTCCCTCATATTCATTTCGGGCTGATGTTGGAGACCAACAATCAGGCTAAGCTGGACAAA GCCTCTGAGAAGCATCTAACGTCAAGGGCTGCACTACTGAACAAATGA
- the LOC115977077 gene encoding axial regulator YABBY 5 isoform X2 gives MSSCIDVAPEQLCYIPCNFCNIVLAVSVPCSSLLDIVTVRCGHCTNLWSVNMAAAFQSMSWQDAQAPHHITPDHRNDYSSSSSSKCNSKIAMRAPITNNATEERVVNRPPEKRQRVPSAYNQFIKEEIQRIKANNPDISHREAFSTAAKNWAHFPHIHFGLMLETNNQAKLDKVSSEKGL, from the exons ATGTCGAGCTGCATCGATGTTGCGCCTGAGCAACTCTGCTACATCCCCTGCAACTTTTGCAATATCGTTCTTGCG GTCAGTGTTCCATGCAGCAGCTTGTTGGACATAGTGACCGTCCGATGTGGGCACTGCACCAATCTATGGTCCGTGAACATGGCCGCCGCTTTTCAGTCAATGTCATGGCAAGATGCTCAG GCACCACACCACATCACACCTGATCACAGGAATGACTACTCAAGCTCTTCCTCTTCCAAATGCAACAGCAAGATTGCAATGCGAGCACCAATAACCAACAACGCCACTGAGGAAAGGGTTGTGAATCGAC CTCCCGAGAAGAGGCAGCGAGTACCATCTGCATACAATCAGTTcataaa AGAGGAGATCCAGAGGATCAAGGCCAATAATCCGGATATTAGCCACAGGGAAGCATTTAGTACTGCAGCAAAAAAT TGGGCACACTTCCCTCATATTCATTTCGGGCTGATGTTGGAGACCAACAATCAGGCTAAGCTGGACAAAGTAAGTTCtgaaaagg GCCTCTGA